The following nucleotide sequence is from Pueribacillus theae.
GAGTTTTTTGAATCAGCGAAAGAAGCAATTGGAAATTATCCTGATGCCGAAATTGTTACTGAGGTGACATTTCTAGCAACTGATACGGATTTTAGTTCTCAAGCGAAGAAGTTGGAAAATGCAAATCCTGACGCGGTTTTGAATTTCGCCACTCCTAACCCGGCCGCAAATTTGAAAAAAGCAATGCATAAGATTGGATTGGATCAGCCGGATTATATCGTTTCGACTGTTGGGGCAAATGATACAAACTTATTTGAACTTGCTGGTAAAGAAGTTTGGGAAGGCACATATAGCGGAGGAATATTCCCTATGCCTGAAACGTCTACAAATGATGAAGATGTCAAATTATTTGTAGAACGATTTAGCAAAAATTATCCAAATGATCCTGCGACAAGCTTCTCTGAAAATGGCTGGGCAGTTGCTCAAGTGTTAGTAGAAGCGATTAAAAGAACGGAAGGCGACTTAACATGGGAAAATTTCTTAAACGCGTTCTATACGTTTGATAACTGGGATGGCTCATTATATGCAGGGGTTACATTTTCTGAAGACAATCATTATGGATTGACATCAATGTTTATGACAGAAGCAAAAGACGGAAAAATTGTACCGATTACTGAACCAATCACAATTGACCCTTCAAGTGGTGAAATTAAATACAACGAATAATAAAAATAGTGGGCAGATCGTTTTGTCATTGTCTGCCCATCTCTTTTATAAAAGAAGGAAGGTGAACATTCGATGCAAA
It contains:
- a CDS encoding ABC transporter substrate-binding protein, with amino-acid sequence MKLSKTYLVLLAAMAMSIVLAACSDKTTGGNNTETDEKNEKTAQGVTDEEILIGHLGPQTGPTAIYDLVRKGIETHFEYVNENGGVNGRKLKLIAYDDQYQPAKTVQLAKKLVDEDKVFAVLGNICTPCNTAAKDYYVQKGVPMVLVNSGAKEFVDPPIDSYMGSAVFNYQAEAKIFLDYAVTKLGAKKIALAYQNDDFGKEFFESAKEAIGNYPDAEIVTEVTFLATDTDFSSQAKKLENANPDAVLNFATPNPAANLKKAMHKIGLDQPDYIVSTVGANDTNLFELAGKEVWEGTYSGGIFPMPETSTNDEDVKLFVERFSKNYPNDPATSFSENGWAVAQVLVEAIKRTEGDLTWENFLNAFYTFDNWDGSLYAGVTFSEDNHYGLTSMFMTEAKDGKIVPITEPITIDPSSGEIKYNE